The genomic segment GTATATCATACTCGAAAAGACCCTCTCCCTTCGCCGGAACCGACCAAGGTAAGCTGATGAGCAACCCCGAAGACCTCAAGAGCATGGGGCTGAAAGCCACCACCCCCCGACTCAGGATCCTCGCCCTGTTCGAGAAGACCGAGGTCCGCCATCTGACCGCCGAGGATGTGTACCGCCTGCTGCTCGCCGACAACCTGGATATCGGTCTGGCCACCGTCTACCGCGTGCTGACCCAGTTCGAGCAGGCAGGACTGCTCGAACGCCATTTCTTCGAGTCGGGCAAGGCGGTGTTCGAACTCAGTCACGGTCAGCACCATGACCATCTCGTCTGCATCGACTGCGGTCGGGTCGAGGAATTCTGCGATGCCGAGATCGAGCGGCGGCAGGCGCGCGTCGCCAAGGAGCGTGGCTTCAGCATTCGCGAACATGCACTGCATCTCTACGCCCAGTGTACCAAGCCCGACTGCCCGCACCGCAGCGGTGCCCGTCGCGCAGCCGGCGAGGGCGACAAGCTGCCCTCCTGACCGCGTGTCCGCGCGAGCCGCGATCGACTCAGGCCCGCCTGAGGCTGCGGGCATCCCTCCTGCACGACCGTCTCCGGCCCAGCCCAGACCCTGGCCTGTGACCCAAAGCGGCGCCGGCTGAACAGGTGCGGAAACGCACGCTCGGCTGCCTCGCACGGCGCCTGGCTGCTCACAGATGCTCGTACTCGACGACGTCAGCGGCGGCACTGCCCGCCGAGGCTGCGAACGAGATGACGCCGCTGCCGCGCAGGACGAACTGCTCGTGCCGGATGAACAGTTCCTGCTCGCCGTTGACGGTGACGAAAGTGCCATTGGTGCTCAGGTCGATGAGGACGAAATTGCCACCGCGGCGCTCGATGCGGGCATGGTGGCGCGAGGCACGGCGATTGTGCACCGTGATCTCGCAGCCGGCGTCGCGGCCCATGGCGACGCTCGGCCGGTGCCGGTCGAGCAGTTTGACGTAGTGGCCATAGCGTATGCACAAGCGCAGTTCCCGTTCCCTTGGCGACTGCGGCTTGTCGACGGCCGGATGCCGAGGCTCTGCCCTGGGTTGTAGCCACATGACCTCGAAAACCGGGCCGTCGCCGGGCAACTCCGTGGTCGATCGACTGTTCAGTGGGCGCGTCAGCAACTGCAGTTGCGGCGTCAGCAAAGCCCGCGTTTCGCCGCTGGTCACGAGTTGCCCGGCGTCGGCGAGGCCTGCCAGAGACTCTGCGACACGCACCGCTTCACCAAAGACCTCGCCTTCGTGCTCAACCACGGCGCCGTGGTGCACACCGACGCGAATCGCCAGTTGGACCCCCGAGACCGGAGGCAGATCGGCGACCCGGCGCTGCATGGCCATCGCGGCCTGACAGGCATCGTTGGCGTTGGCGAAAAGCGCG from the Accumulibacter sp. genome contains:
- the fur gene encoding ferric iron uptake transcriptional regulator, which translates into the protein MSNPEDLKSMGLKATTPRLRILALFEKTEVRHLTAEDVYRLLLADNLDIGLATVYRVLTQFEQAGLLERHFFESGKAVFELSHGQHHDHLVCIDCGRVEEFCDAEIERRQARVAKERGFSIREHALHLYAQCTKPDCPHRSGARRAAGEGDKLPS
- a CDS encoding adenylate/guanylate cyclase domain-containing protein — protein: MSTSETNASLIHAAVAGSSRLFERLGTTEATHAVERCMKRMVRGIDGFHGRLVGNKRDELSALFANANDACQAAMAMQRRVADLPPVSGVQLAIRVGVHHGAVVEHEGEVFGEAVRVAESLAGLADAGQLVTSGETRALLTPQLQLLTRPLNSRSTTELPGDGPVFEVMWLQPRAEPRHPAVDKPQSPRERELRLCIRYGHYVKLLDRHRPSVAMGRDAGCEITVHNRRASRHHARIERRGGNFVLIDLSTNGTFVTVNGEQELFIRHEQFVLRGSGVISFAASAGSAAADVVEYEHL